A stretch of the bacterium genome encodes the following:
- a CDS encoding alpha-amylase — protein sequence MCRTFLEINTRLWLRELGNGPPLSLADVPDEHFDRWKERAVDAVWLMGVWKPSAASRDIARVHEGLMKDYSEVLPDWTAEDVTASPYALVGYEVNPELGGDAGLAEFRRKLNERGMKLILDFVPSHTARDHPWTRTHPERYVQGSDADLQRDPASWFLCETEHGPKIIAHGRDPYFPAWSDTAQPDFRKLETQLAIANELLSVAGRCDGVRCDMAMLILSHVFTKTWGGEMREFWPLALQRVREKHPEFIFIAEVYWGLDLELCEMGFNLTYDKNPLDWAVGPTGLSRVQFDYDESKHRCRIRFLENHDEQRIASRLAFAPHRAAATWIFCLPSANLLYQGQLKGAKLKAPVQLLRMPPEEPDAAISEFYAQLMTVLAHDAMRNGQWSFCHPRQAWQGNESFWQVLAQRWDSETNHLRIFVNWADYRSQCWVDLGFGNLQGKEVVLRDLLSSKVYIRDGVELMMRGLYLDLEPWEVHAFECEVRDAAAVTDESSETGGALPFGDTLGWTARKQDETNR from the coding sequence ACGCCTTTGGCTGCGGGAGCTTGGGAACGGGCCTCCTCTGTCGCTGGCTGACGTGCCCGACGAGCACTTCGACCGCTGGAAGGAACGAGCTGTGGACGCGGTCTGGCTGATGGGCGTCTGGAAACCCAGCGCGGCGTCACGGGATATTGCGCGAGTCCATGAGGGGCTAATGAAGGACTATTCTGAGGTCTTGCCCGATTGGACTGCGGAGGATGTGACGGCCTCTCCCTATGCTCTGGTCGGATATGAGGTGAATCCGGAGTTAGGGGGCGACGCGGGTTTGGCGGAGTTTCGCAGAAAACTGAACGAGCGGGGGATGAAACTCATCCTCGATTTCGTCCCCAGTCATACGGCCCGTGATCATCCGTGGACGCGGACACATCCCGAGCGCTACGTGCAGGGCAGCGACGCCGATCTGCAGCGTGACCCTGCTTCGTGGTTTCTCTGTGAAACGGAGCATGGCCCGAAGATCATCGCGCACGGCCGCGACCCCTACTTCCCCGCGTGGTCGGATACGGCGCAGCCGGATTTCCGCAAGCTGGAAACGCAGCTTGCGATAGCCAATGAACTGCTTTCCGTGGCGGGACGCTGTGACGGCGTGCGCTGCGACATGGCGATGCTGATCCTCTCGCACGTTTTCACCAAGACGTGGGGCGGGGAGATGCGGGAATTCTGGCCGTTGGCGCTTCAGCGCGTGCGCGAGAAACATCCCGAGTTTATCTTCATTGCGGAAGTCTATTGGGGACTGGACCTTGAGCTCTGTGAAATGGGATTCAATCTCACGTATGACAAGAATCCGCTCGATTGGGCGGTCGGACCGACGGGGTTGTCGCGCGTGCAGTTTGATTATGACGAGTCGAAGCACAGGTGCCGGATTCGCTTTCTTGAGAATCATGACGAGCAGCGTATCGCATCCCGGCTGGCATTCGCACCGCACCGTGCCGCGGCAACGTGGATATTCTGTCTGCCGTCTGCGAATCTGCTCTATCAGGGGCAGCTCAAGGGCGCCAAGCTGAAGGCTCCGGTGCAGCTGCTGCGGATGCCGCCGGAGGAGCCGGACGCTGCAATCTCTGAGTTCTACGCGCAGTTGATGACGGTATTGGCACACGATGCGATGCGCAACGGTCAGTGGTCGTTCTGTCATCCGCGGCAAGCCTGGCAAGGCAACGAGTCTTTCTGGCAGGTATTGGCGCAGCGTTGGGATTCCGAGACAAATCATCTGCGGATTTTCGTGAACTGGGCGGACTATCGGAGTCAGTGCTGGGTGGATTTGGGTTTTGGCAATCTGCAGGGCAAGGAAGTAGTGTTGCGCGACTTGCTTTCGAGCAAAGTTTATATCCGCGACGGCGTGGAACTGATGATGCGCGGGCTATACCTCGATTTGGAGCCGTGGGAGGTGCACGCTTTTGAGTGCGAGGTGCGCGACGCCGCGGCGGTGACGGATGAAAGTTCGGAAACCGGCGGAGCGCTGCCGTTCGGCGATACGCTCGGCTGGACAGCACGCAAACAGGACGAAACAAATCGCTAA
- the rfaD gene encoding ADP-glyceromanno-heptose 6-epimerase yields the protein MILITGAAGFIGSACAWALNQRGVSDLILVDSFGSREKWKNVRGLRFREFVDREDLFDALASAPWAGDVKTVIHMGACADTTQADVDYLMAWNYEYSRLLCEWSLEHHARFIYASSAAVYGDGSLGFSDDDSLTPKLRPLNAYGFSKWLFDMWLLEHKLQDKVAGLRFFNVFGPNEYHKGRMASVVLHAYPQARDTGKVRLFESHRSDFQHGEQRRDFIHIAEVLTGIKFLLDKPSVNGIFNLGTGTPHTYNQLAENVFKALGKPVNIEYFPMPEDLRGRYQYETCADMSKFYAAGLPKFADRFGEFVQSYVRDYMHRDSRYLADA from the coding sequence ATGATTCTTATCACCGGAGCGGCGGGATTCATCGGCAGCGCGTGCGCGTGGGCACTGAATCAGCGCGGCGTGTCTGACCTGATTTTGGTGGATAGTTTCGGCTCACGCGAGAAGTGGAAAAACGTGCGTGGATTACGTTTCCGCGAGTTCGTGGACCGCGAGGATTTGTTTGACGCGCTTGCCAGCGCACCGTGGGCGGGTGACGTCAAGACTGTGATTCACATGGGTGCGTGCGCGGACACCACGCAAGCCGACGTGGATTATCTGATGGCGTGGAACTATGAGTATTCACGGCTGCTTTGTGAGTGGTCGCTGGAGCATCACGCGCGCTTCATTTACGCGTCGAGTGCGGCGGTGTATGGCGACGGTTCGCTGGGATTTTCCGACGACGATTCCCTGACTCCGAAGCTGCGCCCTTTGAACGCCTACGGATTTTCGAAATGGTTGTTTGACATGTGGCTGCTCGAACACAAGCTGCAGGACAAGGTCGCGGGCTTACGCTTCTTCAACGTGTTTGGCCCGAACGAATATCACAAGGGTCGCATGGCGAGTGTTGTGCTGCACGCCTATCCGCAGGCGCGCGACACGGGTAAAGTGCGACTGTTCGAGTCACACCGCAGCGACTTCCAGCACGGCGAGCAACGGCGCGACTTCATCCACATCGCGGAAGTGCTGACCGGCATCAAGTTTCTCCTCGACAAACCGAGTGTCAACGGTATTTTCAATCTCGGCACGGGCACTCCGCACACCTATAATCAGCTCGCGGAGAACGTCTTTAAGGCACTGGGCAAGCCGGTGAATATCGAATACTTTCCGATGCCCGAGGATCTGCGCGGCCGCTATCAGTATGAAACCTGCGCGGACATGAGCAAGTTTTACGCTGCGGGTCTGCCCAAGTTCGCGGACCGCTTCGGTGAGTTTGTCCAGAGCTACGTGCGGGATTACATGCATCGGGACTCAAGGTATCTTGCGGACGCGTGA